The sequence below is a genomic window from Dioscorea cayenensis subsp. rotundata cultivar TDr96_F1 chromosome 6, TDr96_F1_v2_PseudoChromosome.rev07_lg8_w22 25.fasta, whole genome shotgun sequence.
GGGATATTTACAGTCAAGTTCAAAGATTGCATACAATCTTCTTCACTGGTTCTCCTGTTGCACTAATCTTTCTTCAGAGCACAAAATTCTGATTTATGAGTATTTTGCCATCAGAATCATTGGCTTGGTAGGAAggcaaggaaatcaatgattaACTTAAAATCTATGCTGCTGTTGGGCCTTCTTTAGACATTATGGGAGGCTTAATAATGGACATATTCAAAGATTGATAACATTTTGCCAAATAATGCTGGAAGACCAAGTCAGCACTAGTATGCATGGAGTTGAAGCAAGGTTGCATATAGGAATGCAAGTGGGGTGGCGAATGGGATCCCTGTCTCCGTCCCCGTTTCCCACACGGCGGGGAATTCCCACCTCAAAATTTCCCGCGGGGGAGAAATTCTCTCCGCTCACTCCTCATGGGATCCATAGGGTCGAGAATCCTCGTCCCACCCGACACAAATGCTAACTCCGACATCAGGGTTACAACGGTGCTAAGTTATATTTactaaaacataattaataaataccaaaaaaaatatattttttttttcaaaaaatcaaatatttggtcaaataatattatattcattttgaatttttttgttgttaggAAATCCAACGGGGATTGGGATTCCTGTGCGGATTCTGCAGAGAATCCTATGCTCGCGGGGATTTCTCACGGGGAGCAGGCTGGGGAACTCTGCGGGGCAGGGAGAGTATTCCCCGTCCCCACCCCGCTAGGCGGGGAAGGTTTTCCCCCATTCCCCGCCCTGTTGGGTGGATCCTCGAGTGGAGCGGAGGTCCCGCCCCACTTGTATCACTAGACTTGTGTACAAGCATCTTGCAGAGgctgaaaacacacttttcctTGTAGATCTCTGACATCAAAGTAAATCTTTTTATGCATAATTGGAACAAAGTCTCTTTTGGacttcatgttttttttcttatttgaaaaGGTTTGCTTATCCAGAATGGAGTTGCTTTTAACTTTAACTCCATGACAACCCTAAAGATAAAGGCAGAAGTTGAAGTATTTCTGTACACAATTTATGTATCAGAAAAAATTCTAACACTCACAATTATAGAAACATATTTCATTGTGTTAGAGAGTAGACTAAGTAGCAGCATCCACCTTATGCCAAGATTTCATTGAAAAGGCTTTAGTGGTTCTTTTTCTGCATCCGCCTTTCATGTAGATGCTGGGACACTAGATGGATCTGAAGCATCACAGGTTGTGTGTTTTAGTTCAAAAATAATCTCTTCTTCAGATGAGATCTCTGTAAGGATTCTGAATGCGAAAATTATCAGAATGTGTGGTTCTGGTGTCTATTGAACAAGAATCACAGATACTCAGGTGTGATGCCTTTACAGTTTTATCTCTTGGATGATTGCCATCAGCAAGGCTGGATAAGGAGTAGTTCTAAACATTGAGAAAATAAGGGTTCTCGATGATTATGTTTTGGATTGGAGACGAAATTCAGATTGGAATTTTGGTTATTGAGATTTGGCTGTATGTTTGATCGAGGAAAGCAGGAAAGTGCTTGCTATGGTTTTCCAAATTAGGATTTTCCAAATTTTGACCAGGACTTCGATGCACTGGGCTGAATTGTCGTAGTACTAGTCATGTTTGGAGTTGAGAATTAAATTATCATTGCTATGGTTTCAAAATCAGAGTTTGTGGCCCACTTGGGTTCACAAAAACAAGGGGGAAACCTTACCATTACTTCCCCTGCCTATCATGTGAAATTCTTAGTCCAAAGGTCGAGGGAATCTTCAGGAATTTGCAACTGTTTTTGATAATTTCCACTTGTAAACTTGTACAACAAGATGTTGGACTCAATATCTATGCTCATCTTTCAATGTTTGGTAACTTAAAAATGTCAAACATCAACCGAATTAgcagaacaagaagaataacTAATTGTTCTTCTTGTAGCAAATATATTTGAGTTTATGCTATATTATGCTCATTAATCTCTCTTAGCTGCAACTTATTTTCAGGGTACCTTAAAGCATGTGTTTTGCAGAATTCGTACTTCGACTTAAATTCTTGTACTATGGTCAGATCTACTAGTGTCACAGGgaattcttgtttctttttgaagTTTCAAAGTtctaaatatgtatatatttttgcttAGCCCTTTCTTAGCATTTTGCCCGCTTAATTGTGGATGTTTCCCTTTAATTAGTAAGTTGTTCTCTTTAATAAATAGTTCTGTTGTGTAAAAAAGCTAAAATACATGTTCAAGTTCATACCTTTTGTCTTAACGGAATCACAATATTGATTTTCTGCAGGGTAGGAGGTGTTGTCGAAGCTGCTGTCTTGGGTAGCGGTTAAGTCTGTATCATATCCAGTTTTAGAAAAAGGCTTCAGTATTTTAAGCTTTTCCTgggaattttcattttgttgcagAAATAATGTAACAGGTCCTCCACTTCATGTGATTAGCATATAAATTTACCTATCAGGTTTGTTATTATGTCTTAGGAGACTGCATAAATATGTAAAcctaatatatgtattttttttttttaaatttcgaTGCACATTGTTATACCACTAGTTTCAGCATTGGATTATAAAGTTCGGTGGGAGAAGCTTTAGTAGCATGTAATTTAGATGCTAGAAGCACATTGGTATATGTAGTTATTTTCTGACAATGAATCTCTATATTTGACTGTGTTTGATATGTAGTTCTATATTTTTACTCATTAGATATATGCAAAATATCTGTTTTACGATGATGTAAGTGCAAaaatcccatatatatatatatataatttatttaaaaaagaagtACATCGCTGCACTAGAAAACAAAATGGTGACAGggtaaatttgtaaatataaacAGAAACAAGGATTAATTCGCGCTCCAAAGTCGTCGGTGtctgaaaaagaaaaggtacAATCCAACGGCTGTAGATAGTTCTAGAGCCACATGCCTCATATCAAAGAGTCCATTAATTAATGATTCCTGATTAGCTAAAGATCACATTAACACGAATAAAAAATACAGGCAGTGGAAATCTGATCCTCCATTAAGTTTGTCGGGACTCATATCGAACGGCCGTGATCTCACCATATATCAACACTTAATTGGCTAGGCAATCACATCATCAACGCTCCCCACTCTCGATCCCCGCCATGTGGCGCCCCATACCTTGagtcaattatttaattattattctaatCCCTTTCTCTTCCTTAAATACCCTCTTTCCAATCGCGGACACCTGTCGACCCCCTTGTTCGCAGGGCAAAATTAGAGCAGCTCACGGCTCACCCAACATAACAACAGGTTTCGTTcccacatctctctctctctctcttctctctctctgtgtctcGAACTTcggtttttttgtgaatatatatttctaatttgagaaatatgatgaaatttttattattaggagGAGTTGAGGAGGTGTCTGGTTTTGTGatttattgttgatatttatttaaagtttatttatttagtagTGATGAATTTCAAGAACATGGGATCGGATGGGCGGCCGGTGAGTGGATCGGCTGCTGGGGCGGCGATGCCGTTGGCGAGGCAGTCGTCGATATACTCCCTGACGTTCGATGAGTTCCAGAGCACGCTGGGAGGGATGGGGAAGGATTTTGGGTCGATGAACATGGAtgagtttttgaagaacatCTGGACTGCGGAGGAGAGTCAGGCCATGGCCGCGGCTTTGGCTGGCTCTGATGGGTCTGGACTTGGTGCTGGTGGTCCTGGTTTGCAGAGGCAGGGATCACTGACGCTGCCGCGGACGTTGAGCCAGAAGACGGTGGATGAGGTCTGGCGAGATCTTATTAAGGAAGGGAGCTCCACGGCGGTTCAAGGGGTTGCTGGTCCTGAGATTCAGcagaagcagcagcagcagcagcagcagcagcagcagcagcagcggcaGCCCACTCTTGGGGAGATGACACTTGAGGAGTTTCTTGTTAGGGCTGGGGTTGTCAGAGAGGACATGAACATGAACATGAATATGAAcatgaatatgaatatgaacATGAATATGAATCATTCTGCTTCTAGGCCGATTATTAGTAGTTCTATAAGTACAGTTAACACTGGTGGTGTTAGTAGTAACAGTGTGTTTTATGGTGATGTGCCGTCTTCAAATTCTGCCACTGGAATTGAGATTTCATTCCCTCAGATTGGAAGGAGTAATGGTGGTATAGTACCGAGTTCAATAAGTAATAGCCCTGGGACTAATTTGCCTATTACTGCCACAGGAACGAGGTCTTATGTGGCTCCAATGGGTAATCATCATGGTCTGAGAGGGGGAGGGATGGTTGGGATTGGAGATCCGGCAATGGGTAATGGACTGATGCAAGGGATGGTGGGACTTGGAGTGGGAGGTGTGACTGTGGCTGCGGCAGTTGGGTCACCAGCTAATCAGATTTCATCAGATGGCCTTGGTAAGGGGAACGGGGATCTTTCTTCTGTTTCTCCTGTTCCTTATACTTTTGGAGCTGGACTGAGGGGGAGGAAGTGCAGTGCAGTGGAGAAAGTTGTGGAGAGGAGACAAAGGAGGATGATTAAGAACAGGGAGTCGG
It includes:
- the LOC120262991 gene encoding bZIP transcription factor 46-like translates to MNFKNMGSDGRPVSGSAAGAAMPLARQSSIYSLTFDEFQSTLGGMGKDFGSMNMDEFLKNIWTAEESQAMAAALAGSDGSGLGAGGPGLQRQGSLTLPRTLSQKTVDEVWRDLIKEGSSTAVQGVAGPEIQQKQQQQQQQQQQQQRQPTLGEMTLEEFLVRAGVVREDMNMNMNMNMNMNMNMNMNHSASRPIISSSISTVNTGGVSSNSVFYGDVPSSNSATGIEISFPQIGRSNGGIVPSSISNSPGTNLPITATGTRSYVAPMGNHHGLRGGGMVGIGDPAMGNGLMQGMVGLGVGGVTVAAAVGSPANQISSDGLGKGNGDLSSVSPVPYTFGAGLRGRKCSAVEKVVERRQRRMIKNRESAARSRARKQAYTMELEAEVAKLKEQNQELEKKQAEIVQMQKNQVLEMINQQHGPKRRCLRRTQTGPW